A section of the Lepidochelys kempii isolate rLepKem1 chromosome 4, rLepKem1.hap2, whole genome shotgun sequence genome encodes:
- the LOC140910695 gene encoding zinc finger and SCAN domain-containing protein 20-like produces the protein MHWPGIQEKPRELLNLISCLARRAHQSQNQKRAPAWTEREVLDLIAVCGEESVLSELRSKRRNAKTFQKISEAMRDRGYSRDTTRCRVKLEELRQAYQKTKESNRRSGTEPQTCCFYAELHAILRGAATTTPPLSVDSNDGVFSAMPEDFADGEDDEEDELEESTQHTVLPDSQDLFITRTEILSQPNEAGEGISAATNV, from the exons atgcactggccaggtatacaggaaaagccccgggagcttttgaatctcatttcctgtttggccaggcgagctcatcagtcccagaatcaaaaaagagctccagcatggaccgaacgggaggtactggatctgatcgctgtatgcggagaggaatccgtgctatcagaactacgttccaaaagacgaaatgccaaaacatttcaaaaaatctctgaggccatgagggacagaggctacagcagggacacaaCACGATGCCGTGTGAAACTtgaggagctcagacaagcgtaccagaaaaccaaagaatcaaacagacgctccgggacagagccccagacatgctgcttctatgctgagctgcatgcaattctaaggggggccgccaccactactcCACCCCTATCTgtggactccaatgatggggtattctccgccatgcctgaggattttgcggacggggaagatgatgaggaggacgagcttgaggagagcacacagcacaccgttctccctgacagccaggatctttttatcacccgtACTGAAATActctcccaacccaacgaagctggagaagggatctctg cagctACAAATGTTTGA